From Schizosaccharomyces pombe strain 972h- genome assembly, chromosome: II, the proteins below share one genomic window:
- the ely5 gene encoding nuclear pore protein Ely5 yields MLKMEDDQFERFVGLFSMKDEDFPYNSQVTNEIQTFRKQQVDSQLFFDVLLSFIEGIEDPSSLYPPKSIDDLQSLFMIIENSNIDELKQQCFYYYLLKDWEKSETYSEQVSLPKNYQHLMDGYYYLDRLKFEEAINHLLLPDVLPNFPDKIIETLYSNEKYKFLIRFVSFVGPPLDTFRKEECYALSLVRYSFLASYHYMKKCTKPLVLWEEMIQLILESNDTQSCKLIVSLPLSQEECEVLFSLLRSKKEPLYLNTLLALLVESNNIQEALELSSNSTHLQKSAVNTYLHKLNSLSS; encoded by the exons ATGTTAAAAATGGAAGATGAtcaatttgaaagatttgTTGGCCTGTTTAGCATGAAGGATGAGGACTTTCCTTACAATTCCCAAGTCACTAATGAGATTCAAACTTTTCGTAAACAGCAAGTAGATTCAcagcttttttttgacgTTCTTTTATCATTTATAGAGGGTATCGAGGATCCTTCTTCCTTGTATCCCCCAAAGAGCATCGATGACCTGCAATCGTTGTTTATGATTATTGAAAACTCCAACATAGACGAATTAAAACAACAGTGCTTTTATTACTATTTATTGAAGGACTGGGAAAAGAGTGAAACATACTCTGAACAGGTTtctttaccaaaaaattatcagcATTTGATGGATGGCTATTATTACTTGGATCGACTAAAATTCGAA GAAGCCATTAACCACTTGTTGCTGCCTGATGTGTTGCCGAATTTTCCTGACAAAATAATCGAGACTTTATAttctaatgaaaaatataaatttttaattcgATTCGTATCATTTGTCGGACCTCCTTTAGATACATTTCGAAAAGAAGAATGCTACGCTTTATCACTCGTCCGTTATAGCTTCCTAGCCTCTTATCATTATATG aaaaaatgCACCAAACCTTTGGTGCTTTGGGAAGAAATGATTCAACTAATCCTGGAAAGCAATGACACTCAGTCGTGCAAGTTAATTGTGTCTCTACCACTTTCTCAAGAAGAATGCGAAGTTTTATTTAGCCTATTAAGATCGAAAAAGGAGCCGTTATACCTGAACACTTTGTTGGCGTTACTTGTTGAAAGTAATAATATTCAAGAAGCCTTAGaactttcttcaaattccaCTCACCTTCAAAAATCGGCGGTCAACACATACCTGCATAAGTTAAATTCTTTGTCAAGCTAA
- the pom152 gene encoding nucleoporin, transmembrane ring glycoprotein subunit Pom152, whose product MVTRVASSERPRPLVPESIVDAPTQRLYAIGVFVALQAYKIYDLLKLETSSISDVPKSGFLVKWIIIDAIYLRLLPKFRIPWLSFQPAATLLQIAIFAAINLLLSSLSSLKWISIGSILLPYFKKKELSISEHKINPNNVIHNSSRILGQYTLQVLPEGTAKINPLHENYCLNSLRKDQYVDLAIQFNSTIPKYIQYSHVDLETKEETLVEVSGRSLRKLLSSSSKNPKEPRLQTIYLKTNKRGLYTLKHVVDKSKLDVRIFRSEAVVVSCPTATFASRQSGGRLRERCVGDTDNAELKVTGVAPLQVTYRNWDGKHFNTHIIDSTIPDDFHPPAVVLSSNPKDIVFYKGIDIQWARSSEIFVPINTLLKAPGQWIYAVTQVTDALGNSQQFPSNDQFLLRFAHGYTEADGESHSLPENVYSVFVHQRPDIQFRGCSIESPANLFPNKETSLSLYSSFSEYNSLEVGVDRYELGLDPQNITVPPLSHKTYQISPRSSANINVKKPGIYVLSSVSSQYCSGEVLEPNTCLVVTPPEAKVSVSFEEISDQCAGSIGARADLELEGTPPFTIAYRMTKDNEASRIQYVTTDRTRYQLNFTPKKAGKYRYIILGIQDANYGYRELSGSSFYKDQTVFPLADASFEERRNGDLSTVVKTSCIGDTMSLPVLLTGSAPWTLEYEIFRNNKREESHVVESKDPRYILEVPMLVHGSQYTITLVSVKDSNGCKRSLNTADTVIKVRRQRPTATFYSSDNTYTLKSVEGALMKIPLRLAGEKPWYVEYSHTSGLNKVSHHKEVLNDPNSYLTVRKSGTYTLLSVSDSSCPGTIQNVEQKYQVEWLPRPFLSIPSLESSVKGKTRYYEQNAVCAGDSSAFEVQLSGSGPFLLKHDKILVDEKSKTYPKQKSELSTVQNTVLVKADTAVPGVYHYEFTKLSDSLYSDSDAVTIVNNQSYQAVVLQRVNSLPKASFMNVEKLYTFCINTDVTQSNAQLIAIQLQGASPFSLVIGIKNELTGSVSKYTLNDIHESVYKFAFPQEQLTLGKHVVRLLQVRDANGCAASITKTQPAAKVSVVEMASLAPLGSRQYYCVGDRLSFALQGLPPFDVEYEFNGVTQHATSDSHILTRLIELPGVVAMKSISDHGSHCKSYINPPIEQIVHDIPTVRISNGKDVIENIHEGDQAEISFHFTGTPPFSFSYARRALGKKRPGKVLETHTVTGINEYEYKVLSSVEGVYTVLSVQDKYCRYPQDSTSSSNI is encoded by the coding sequence ATGGTCACCCGCGTCGCTTCCAGTGAACGACCAAGGCCTTTAGTACCAGAATCGATTGTAGATGCTCCTACTCAAAGGTTGTATGCCATTGGTGTTTTCGTGGCTCTACAGGCCTACAAGATTTATGACCTTTTGAAATTGGAAACAAGTAGCATCTCCGATGTTCCAAAATCGGGGTTTCTCGTAAAATGGATTATTATAGATGCCATCTATTTACGCCTCTTACCAAAATTTCGTATACCTTGGCTTTCATTTCAGCCAGCTGCGACTTTACTTCAAATTGCTATTTTTGCAGCTattaatttgcttttgagCTCTCTTTCTAGTTTAAAATGGATATCTATTGGCAGTATCCTTCTTCcctactttaaaaaaaaggaacttTCTATATCAGAACATAAGATTAATCCAAATAATGTCATTCATAATTCATCGCGAATTTTAGGTCAATACACCCTTCAAGTTCTTCCGGAAGGGACTGCTAAAATCAATCCCTTGCatgaaaattattgtttgAATTCTTTAAGAAAAGATCAGTACGTAGACTTGGCCATTCAATTCAATTCCACCATACCGAAATACATTCAATATTCTCACGTGGACTTGGAAACGAAGGAAGAAACGCTAGTTGAAGTTTCTGGAAGGAGTTTACGAAAACTATTGTcgtcttcttcaaaaaaccCTAAAGAACCTCGATTAcaaactatttatttaaaaactaaCAAGCGAGGGTTGTATACATTAAAGCATGTTGTCGACAAATCTAAATTAGACGTACGAATTTTTCGTTCTGAAGCGGTTGTAGTAAGTTGTCCTACAGCAACATTCGCTTCCCGTCAATCCGGTGGACGTTTACGTGAAAGGTGTGTCGGTGACACGGACAATGCTGAATTGAAGGTTACAGGTGTTGCACCACTGCAAGTTACTTATCGCAACTGGGACGGAAAACACTTTAATACACACATAATTGATTCTACTATTCCTGATGATTTTCATCCTCCTGCTGTTGTCTTATCAAGTAATCCTAAGGACattgttttttacaaaGGGATTGATATTCAGTGGGCTCGAAGCTCTGAGATATTCGTACCGATAAACACATTATTAAAAGCTCCTGGTCAGTGGATATATGCAGTAACGCAGGTCACTGATGCTCTCGGAAATTCCCAGCAATTTCCTTCAAATgatcaatttcttctgaGATTTGCACACGGTTATACGGAAGCAGATGGGGAATCCCATTCTTTACCGGAAAATGTGTATTCGGTGTTTGTACATCAGAGACCTGATATTCAGTTTCGTGGATGCTCGATTGAATCACCAGCAAACCTTTTTCCTAACAAAGAAACATCATTGTCTCtatattcttcttttagTGAATATAATTCTCTGGAGGTTGGCGTTGATCGTTATGAATTAGGCCTCGACCCTCAAAACATTACAGTACCACCTTTGTCTCATAAGACTTATCAAATATCTCCCAGATCTTCAGCCAACATCAATGTTAAGAAGCCCGGAATTTACGTTCTTTCCAGCGTTTCAAGTCAATACTGTTCAGGTGAAGTCCTTGAGCCTAACACTTGTTTAGTAGTTACACCGCCAGAAGCCAAAGTATCTGTTAGTTTTGAGGAAATATCTGATCAATGTGCTGGTTCAATTGGCGCTCGAGCAGACCTTGAACTTGAGGGAACACCGCCATTTACGATCGCTTATCGCATGACAAAAGACAATGAGGCTTCACGAATACAGTACGTAACAACAGACCGCACTCGTTACCAGTTGAACTTTACTCCTAAAAAGGCTGGTAAATATCGATACATCATTCTTGGGATACAGGATGCAAATTATGGTTACAGAGAACTTTCAGGATCAAGTTTCTATAAGGACCAAACCGTTTTCCCCTTAGCCGATGCAAGTTTTGAAGAGCGAAGGAACGGAGATCTAAGCACGGTTGTGAAAACCTCTTGTATAGGGGACACAATGTCACTACCTGTTCTTCTTACTGGTTCTGCGCCTTGGACACTAGAGTACGAAATATTCCGTAATAACAAACGAGAAGAGAGTCATGTTGTTGAGTCTAAAGATCCACGTTATATACTTGAAGTTCCTATGCTCGTGCATGGTTCTCAGTACACAATTACTTTGGTTAGTGTAAAAGACTCTAATGGATGCAAGCGCTCTTTGAATACAGCGGATACGGTTATTAAGGTTAGAAGACAACGACCGACTGCTACCTTTTATTCTTCTGACAACACTTACACTCTAAAATCAGTTGAGGGAgctttgatgaaaattcCTTTGAGGCTGGCTGGAGAAAAACCATGGTATGTTGAATACAGTCACACATCGGGGTTGAATAAAGTATCTCATCACAAGGAAGTTTTGAATGACCCAAACAGTTATTTAACTGTCCGGAAATCCGGTACCTATACTCTTTTATCCGTTAGTGATAGCTCCTGCCCTGGAACCATACAAAACGTTGAGCAAAAATATCAAGTTGAATGGCTTCCAAGACCTTTCCTTTCTATACCATCTTTGGAAAGCTCGGTTAAAGGAAAAACGAGGTATTACGAACAAAACGCTGTCTGTGCTGGGGACAGTAGTGCTTTTGAGGTTCAATTATCTGGGTCGGgtccttttcttttgaagcaCGATAAGATACTTGTAGATGAAAAAAGCAAGACGTatccaaaacaaaagtcaGAATTGTCCACTGTTCAAAACACTGTTCTCGTTAAAGCTGACACAGCGGTTCCTGGCGTGTATCATTACGAGTTTACTAAGTTATCTGATTCATTGTATAGTGATTCTGATGCTGTGACTATTGTTAATAATCAATCCTATCAAGCTGTTGTTTTGCAGCGTGTTAATAGTTTGCCGAAGGCCTCTTTCATGAATGTGGAAAAACTTTATACATTCTGCATAAATACAGATGTCACTCAATCTAATGCACAGCTGATAGCTATCCAGTTACAAGGAGCCAGCCCATTTTCTTTGGTGATTGGCATTAAAAATGAGTTAACGGGGTCAGTCAGTAAGTATACATTGAACGACATTCATGAATCGGTATACAAGTTTGCGTTCCCCCAAGAGCAGCTGACTCTTGGAAAGCATGTTGTTCGCTTGCTACAGGTTAGAGATGCCAATGGCTGCGCCGCTAGCATTACCAAAACACAACCAGCCGCCAAAGTAAGTGTGGTAGAGATGGCTTCGTTGGCTCCACTGGGATCTCGACAGTACTATTGTGTGGGAGATCGACTTTCTTTTGCTCTGCAAGGTTTGCCTCCGTTTGATGTGGAGTACGAATTCAATGGGGTAACGCAGCATGCAACCAGCGATAGTCATATTTTGACAAGGCTCATAGAGCTACCTGGCGTTGTAGCGATGAAATCTATATCCGACCACGGTAGCCACTGTAAATCATACATCAATCCACCAATTGAGCAGATAGTCCATGACATACCAACCGTTCGAATTAGCAATGGAAAAGAtgttattgaaaatatacATGAGGGAGATCAGGCGGAAAtatcttttcattttaccGGAACACCTccgttttcattttcttatGCTCGGAGAGCATTAGGAAAGAAGAGACCAGGGAAGGTGTTAGAAACACACACGGTGACGGGAATTAACGAATATGAGTACAAAGTTCTAAGCTCTGTTGAAGGTGTCTATACTGTATTGAGTGTTCAAGACAAGTACTGTCGCTACCCTCAGGATTCGACATCATCTTCTAACATTTAA
- the gas2 gene encoding 1,3-beta-glucanosyltransferase Gas2 produces the protein MVSFTKFTLQLLSASAAFAYFEPLTIKGRKFFKNDTQFYIKGVAYQPAVDAEETSTIVDPLAEVNYKNCTEDAKIISNLGANVIRVYAVNASLNHDKCMEAFRNESIYVFLDLANPKTGIDRDTPTWNTDQFSSYQSVIDTFQKYNNTGAFFAGNEVVNNASNAPAVAYVRAAVRDSKNYIKSKKYRTIPVGYAGADIPVVRTELAAYLSCNATKLNNDTNSETDFLGYNMYEWCGHSDFYTSGYAARTQELENFTIPIFLSEFGCNKVTPRVFTEVQAIYSDNMTNVWSGGIVYEYSQEVNDYGLVNVSSTGERVLTTDYNNLKKQWASISPNITYKHSYNPNGTIPECPSRNKTSWAVSANAFPVTPNTTICSNAVKNLKCSANGTPSGSKISQVLSELCYYDNKACSSISSDPYEGTYGNYTGCTGVQQLSIALNAYTQDHGADSCSWGGVGELKA, from the coding sequence ATGGTCTCCTTTACCAAATTTACTTTGCAGCTGTTGTCGGCTTCTGCCGCTTTTGCTTATTTCGAGCCTTTGACTATCAAGGGTAGAAAGTTCTTCAAGAACGATACCCAATTTTACATCAAGGGTGTTGCTTATCAACCCGCCGTTGATGCTGAAGAAACCAGCACCATCGTTGATCCCTTAGCCGAGGTCAATTACAAGAACTGTACCGAAGATGCTAAGATCATTTCCAACTTGGGCGCTAACGTTATTCGTGTCTATGCCGTCAACGCTAGCTTGAACCATGACAAATGTATGGAGGCTTTCCGTAACGAAAGCATCTACGTCTTTTTGGATCTTGCCAACCCCAAGACCGGTATCGATCGTGATACCCCTACATGGAACACCGATCAATTCTCATCCTATCAATCTGTTATTGATACTTTCCAAAAGTACAACAACACTGGTGCCTTCTTTGCCGGTAACGAAGTTGTCAACAATGCCTCGAATGCTCCCGCTGTCGCTTACGTTCGTGCTGCCGTTCGTGATTCCAAGAACTACATTAAATCTAAGAAGTATCGTACGATCCCTGTCGGTTATGCTGGTGCCGATATTCCCGTCGTTCGTACTGAACTCGCCGCTTATTTGTCTTGCAATGCTACCAAGCTGAACAATGACACCAACTCTGAGACCGATTTCTTGGGTTACAACATGTACGAGTGGTGCGGTCATTCTGACTTCTACACTTCTGGTTATGCTGCCCGTACTCAAGAGCTTGAGAACTTTACTATTCCTATCTTCCTTTCCGAGTTTGGTTGCAACAAGGTCACTCCTCGTGTTTTCACTGAAGTCCAAGCCATCTATTCTGATAACATGACCAATGTTTGGAGCGGTGGTATTGTCTACGAATATTCTCAAGAGGTTAACGACTATGGTCTTGTTAACGTTTCTTCCACTGGTGAGCGTGTCTTGACTACTGACTATAACAACTTGAAGAAGCAATGGGCTTCCATTAGCCCCAACATTACCTATAAGCACTCCTACAATCCCAACGGTACTATTCCTGAATGTCCATCCAGAAACAAGACCAGCTGGGCTGTCAGTGCTAATGCTTTCCCAGTAACTCCCAACACTACGATTTGCTCCAATGCCGTTAAGAATCTCAAGTGTTCAGCAAATGGAACTCCTTCCGGTAGCAAGATCTCTCAGGTCTTGAGCGAACTTTGCTACTACGATAACAAGGCCTGTTCTTCTATTAGCAGCGATCCTTATGAGGGTACCTATGGTAACTACACTGGTTGCACTGGTGTCCAACAACTTAGCATTGCTCTTAACGCTTACACTCAGGATCATGGTGCCGATTCTTGTAGCTGGGGTGGTGTTGGTGAGCTTAAGGCATAA
- the tri1 gene encoding CAF1 family ribonuclease: MEIHGKNFLETLKELEKHVDSAHYVSIDCEFSGLLRDFNLNNKNTLQDRYELLRKSSIRYTILQIGITFIYLQNNGKSSCIPVNINVSPLVKDELHLKRDFCSEASSIKFLIQQGFDFNKQLTEGVPYLSRIEERNLIDKVNERSTDDLTSSILDACDEEILVDARNQIKNWLSSELSHSTSKYLNITTSNRFIRKAIQSLVKIEFPTLKSYPKRTFLQVRKAIENSTTQCSATSKSELKEDIASDQLILNNLNLIKQNVGLRHLWDYILKKKKSVVCHNGMADLVYLFSLFEGKVPETILEFSELCLSSFKSIYDTKLLYLKSDDLQHVSDGIPTDLLSLVSKISLPPVPSNSSSQRSNVSLNSLIECPYKSMMSRKRPHEAGKDSYDTALLFVYYVMRTKHSDIQRWQNVLPIHGSFLDLNKYCS, translated from the coding sequence ATGGAGATACATGgcaaaaactttttagagacattaaaagaattggaGAAACACGTAGATTCAGCACACTATGTTTCCATTGATTGTGAATTTTCCGGATTATTAAGAGACTTCAACCTTAACAACAAAAATACTTTACAAGACAGATATGAGTTACTGAGAAAAAGTAGTATACGATACacaattttacaaattggTATAacctttatttatttgcaaaACAATGGAAAATCTTCGTGTATTCCCGTAAATATTAACGTAAGTCCTCTAGTTAAAGATGAATTGCACCTTAAGAGAGACTTCTGCTCGGAGGCTAGCAGTATTAAGTTTCTGATACAACAAGgttttgattttaataaacaactGACAGAGGGTGTACCATACTTATCACGgattgaagaaagaaatttgatCGACAAGGTTAATGAAAGATCAACTGACGACTTGACCAGCTCAATTTTAGATGCTTGCGATGAAGAAATTCTTGTTGACGCAAGAAATCAAATTAAGAATTGGTTATCGAGCGAGTTGTCACATTCCACTTCAAAATACTTGAACATTACTACCTCTAATCGTTTTATAAGAAAAGCAATACAATCCCTGgttaaaattgaatttccAACTTTAAAGAGTTACCCCAAAAGAACATTTCTGCAGGTTCGGAAGGCTATTGAAAATTCGACAACTCAATGCTCTGCCACTTCAAAAAGCGAACTCAAAGAAGATATTGCGAGCGACCAATTAATACTTAACAATCTAAATTTGATCAAACAGAATGTTGGGTTGCGACATTTATGGGACTATATacttaagaaaaaaaagtcaGTAGTTTGTCACAATGGCATGGCAGATTTGGTGTATTTGTTTTCCctttttgaaggaaaagTCCCGGAAACGATATTAGAGTTTTCTGAGCTTTGTTTATCATCTTTCAAATCTATATATGACACTAAACTTCTCTACTTGAAATCCGATGATCTTCAACATGTATCAGATGGGATACCAACGGACTTACTTTCCTTAGTTTCAAAGATATCTCTACCGCCAGTACCTTCTAACTCCTCATCTCAAAGGTCAAatgtttctttaaattcgCTGATTGAATGTCCATATAAGTCAATGATGAGCAGAAAACGCCCACATGAAGCAGGAAAAGATTCATACGACACTGCTCTactatttgtttactacGTTATGAGAACAAAACACTCGGATATACAGCGATGGCAAAATGTTCTTCCAATTCACGGTAGTTTTCTTGAcctaaataaatattgcAGTTGA